The DNA sequence TCCGTGTCCTGAAACTGTGAGGGTATTGCCAGCGCCACATCGTCGACATAAGAAAGTCGTGTCCCACCGTCTTTTGGCGTAGACTGTATCCTAAGCAGGTTCAGGTCGGACAAACCTGCTGTTATGTGCAGTGCTGAGGTCTCATCTTTTGCACCCGCAGCGAGAACAGGGAACCCATGCCCCTCTGAGATGAAATCGAATACCACGCTGGCAGGAGATGCAGCGGGTGCCGGAAGCTTTACTGCCTTGTTTACTCTTGAAGCGATTAGTAGGAATCGTCGGCGCGTTTGCGGCACGCCATAGTTCATGGCGTTGATTACCTTTTTATCGAAGTGATAGCCTTTGGTTGACAAAAAAGCCAGAAAATCGTCCAGCGGGCTCTCCACTTTCTTGGTAAGAATACCCGGGACGTTTTCAATTACAACTGTGCCCGGGTTGTAATGGTCAACAAATCTTCTGAAGTCATTAAGCAAGTTTTTGGATTCTTCTGACTTCTTCTTGTCTGTTTTAATCTTACTCCAGTACTGGCAAGGGCTGCAACCGATGAATATCAAGTGGTCATCCCCGACCCTGATTTTTGTCTGTTTTGTGAACTCACGAAAAGTGAGCGTCTTGATATCTGCCAGTATGAACTTGGAGCCGACGTTGTTATCCTCGTAAGTCTTCCTGCAGTCGTGGTCAAAATCAACCCCGGCGATGACGTTCACTCCGGCTTTCCGGAAACCATTGGTCATGCCTCCTGCTCCACAGAAAAAATCGACTGCTTTGTATTTAACTTTTTTGGGCACCTTGCTTTTTTTCTGGATTTCAGAGGCTAAGATATAGCAAGTTTCCACGCTTAAGGCAATGGTTCACGCAGACCCAACCTGAAAGCATCGGGGTTCGGACCGAAGAGCGTTATCCTTCCTATTGGCAGGAGGCTTACCTACAGCACCTTTCCAGCATGGAGCATGTTGAAAATTTCATGGCAGATGTTCACTCACCTTCGGTGCGCAGTTATAACATGTCCCGAATCAGGAGCAAGGATACCAAGCCTGAGCTCCTTGTTCGTCAGTACTTGCACAGGCATGGATTCCGTTACCGCCTGCACACTGCCACGCTTCCCGGTAAGCCCGACCTAGTGTTTCCTAAGCTCTGCACCGTGGTATTCGTACACGGCTGTTTCTGGCACTGCCATGAAGGTTGCCGGTACTTTGTAGTGCCAAAAACCAGAACTGACTTCTGGATGAATAAAATCGGGCGAAATGTTGCCAACGACCTGCGGCAGCAATCGGAGCTTGTCGCACTGGGGTGGAGGGTGATAACGGTTTGGGAGTGTGAGCTGAAGCCACTTACCAGAGAGGCGACCCTTGTTGCTTTGGTCAACGAGCTAACGAGTCCTCCAGAGGCTGCCCAATTCGTCAACTAGCACGAAGCTAAGAGGCTGCTCAATGCCAGCCTGAAATCAAGTGTATTAGCTTCTGTTACTCCTGCACAATCAAAATTGTCCCGCATAGAGTTTCGTCTTCATCGTATCCAAATCTCACTCCGGTCAATTCAGACAATGCCACCATTGCCGAATGGTTTATTTGTCCTTCGTGGTCAAATATTGAGTAAGCAACGTAACCTGTGTCACTTGCAAGTATATCTACTAACCCTGGTGCACAATTTAACAACAGAGGCACCCGCTCGGGTATGCTCACTAATTTAGTTATTGCGTCAGGTAAAACCAGCCCCTGAGTGGTTATAAGTTGGGGTGGTTGCTGCGGAACGTAGAGGGTAGCGTACATGGGCAATAAATAGACTGCGTTGTATCCCACATAGGAGCAAATTATAACTTTAAACCGCAGTATTCATCCAATAGTCTACGCATGGTAGTTGCTACGCCTAGCGCCATTGGCACTGGCACACCGTTTCCTATCATCTTAAACTTCGTGGTTAATGAGGGACCTTCGGGTAGGATATAACTTTCGTCTACGCCTTGAATACGCAGCACTTCGCGCACGGATAACCGTTGGGGCAACCACGGGTGTAAGTGTACTTCGTTATTACCATAACAAGCAGTGGGACTAAATCGATAACGGTGCAGCCGCTTGAAACAGCGGTTTCCTACCATCCCTTCTGGTGTGCTTATTGCTTTTTGGGAATTTAACTTGAAGCGGTCACGGGCATTATGGGTTGAGGCTTCTTCTTCAGTAGGCACCAAGCAATTGTTAATAGATAGTGCCTTGACTGTTTCACAGGTTGGTACTTCAGGTACCGCGCCTGGCAATTCTATGGTAGCCCACTTGCAACTTTTTCTTTTTCCCCGATGAGTAGGATGTTGCTCGGTTGTCCATCCTGCCCAGTTATTCGCAGGCGCCAGTTTACGTTGGTCGTCCGTGAGTTCCTTTGTCACCAAATCACGTCGTAGCCCTATAAAAAAAAGTCGCTCCCGGCTTTGTGGCACACCATAATCCAGGGCATTGAGCTTGGCGAAATCTGTTAAATAGGCTGCTCCCATGCTTTCACGTAACTTGTCGAAAGTAGCCCGGTGATTCTTCTGGAGCAGTCCAGTGACGTTCTCCATTACAAAAAATGCTGGATGCATCTCTAAAATGTGTCGGCAATACTCGTGGGTCAAACTGCCACGATTACCCTCAAAGCCAGCCCTTAACCCAGCAATACTAAAGTCCTGGCATGGGGGTCCCCCGATGATGCCAAATAATTCGTGCTTACCACCGGGGAATACACTTTTCAAGATACTCGCAGGTCCGCCCAGGTCACTCAATTGAGCTGGCGAACTAATTTTTGCCTCTGGTTTAGCGCAGCCTCTATCGCGCCTCCACGCAGTTATGCCATGCTCATAGAATTGTACGAAACCCGGATGCATCTCATTGGTCCAGACAATGGAGTACCCTGCTTTTTCAAAACCCATGTCCAGAAAGCCACCACCGGTAAAGAAGGAAAGAACTGGGATGGTCGAAAGCTTACCAGATGCAACTAATTGAATCATATACTTAACTAACGCCACAGCCCCCTACGGGCACGGCGCACGTAATATCGGTTGCAGTAAAAGTAAGTCGGTTGGCAGCAGGTCTTGCGTTACATACCAAGATTTCGCCCCCTGTGATGGATGTAAGCTGGGCAGACAACCTCTTACTAACGATGCCAACAGACATGAGCTGCCGCCTGGTACTGCCCAATTCAAGGACGAGTTGCAGGCGGTCACCAAATATTTTATGCGAGACGAGTGCCCCCATGAGGTCAGAGGGTGCACTATCAGGGTCGAGGCGTATTTGCCCTATGTAAACCGGGCACATTGCCCTGGACCTACACCAACCGCATTGCTCGGGTGTAGGGGTTGCTAATTGCTCAACTTGACCGTCAGCTACCCCTTGGTTTACAGCAGCCAGTAACTGCCGTGCTTCGGTTAGTAAGCCTACACATTCCTCTGGGGTAAATGGAACCTCTATTTCTTCACCCGTCGCGTCCACCAAGAGCAGCTTGCTAGGAAACTCCTTATAAGTGTGCTTGTAGAGCGCCGCGTATAATTTAAGCTGGCTTGCGTACTCTGGCTTTATTTCACCAGTTACGCTATCAATTACTTGACCCGATTTAAAATCCTTAATTACCCACCCAGATGAGGTGCGTAGTATTAAATCAGCTTTGCCACTTACTTGCCCTGTATCGTCAGCTAGCACCTTTTCCGCTCCACCTTGAGTGGAACAGTCATTTTTA is a window from the Hymenobacter nivis genome containing:
- a CDS encoding DNA cytosine methyltransferase; this encodes MIQLVASGKLSTIPVLSFFTGGGFLDMGFEKAGYSIVWTNEMHPGFVQFYEHGITAWRRDRGCAKPEAKISSPAQLSDLGGPASILKSVFPGGKHELFGIIGGPPCQDFSIAGLRAGFEGNRGSLTHEYCRHILEMHPAFFVMENVTGLLQKNHRATFDKLRESMGAAYLTDFAKLNALDYGVPQSRERLFFIGLRRDLVTKELTDDQRKLAPANNWAGWTTEQHPTHRGKRKSCKWATIELPGAVPEVPTCETVKALSINNCLVPTEEEASTHNARDRFKLNSQKAISTPEGMVGNRCFKRLHRYRFSPTACYGNNEVHLHPWLPQRLSVREVLRIQGVDESYILPEGPSLTTKFKMIGNGVPVPMALGVATTMRRLLDEYCGLKL
- a CDS encoding DNA cytosine methyltransferase — encoded protein: METCYILASEIQKKSKVPKKVKYKAVDFFCGAGGMTNGFRKAGVNVIAGVDFDHDCRKTYEDNNVGSKFILADIKTLTFREFTKQTKIRVGDDHLIFIGCSPCQYWSKIKTDKKKSEESKNLLNDFRRFVDHYNPGTVVIENVPGILTKKVESPLDDFLAFLSTKGYHFDKKVINAMNYGVPQTRRRFLLIASRVNKAVKLPAPAASPASVVFDFISEGHGFPVLAAGAKDETSALHITAGLSDLNLLRIQSTPKDGGTRLSYVDDVALAIPSQFQDTEAFTDTYGRLRWNAPAPTITTKFISLSNGRFGHPDQDRALSLREGATLQTFDRNYSFYGSSIAAKARQIGNAVPPFLAEQIARSIISPQTAEVTASLV
- a CDS encoding very short patch repair endonuclease; its protein translation is MSRIRSKDTKPELLVRQYLHRHGFRYRLHTATLPGKPDLVFPKLCTVVFVHGCFWHCHEGCRYFVVPKTRTDFWMNKIGRNVANDLRQQSELVALGWRVITVWECELKPLTREATLVALVNELTSPPEAAQFVN
- a CDS encoding RecB family exonuclease, coding for MKLVPLTSISPSHFEALRKCALQVVLERTFPQGGLPPTVYMLVGTLIHRVAEQAFKESPANQVELERIWLRVADDFEAQLSKRASTAPIAPLRYSVPNFAVRRALFLRTWKYRTPSHEHKNDCSTQGGAEKVLADDTGQVSGKADLILRTSSGWVIKDFKSGQVIDSVTGEIKPEYASQLKLYAALYKHTYKEFPSKLLLVDATGEEIEVPFTPEECVGLLTEARQLLAAVNQGVADGQVEQLATPTPEQCGWCRSRAMCPVYIGQIRLDPDSAPSDLMGALVSHKIFGDRLQLVLELGSTRRQLMSVGIVSKRLSAQLTSITGGEILVCNARPAANRLTFTATDITCAVPVGGCGVS